ATTAGCTAGATTCTGATTTGAAGTTCCTATTCTACGACTTAACTCAACAATCGTAACATTTTTTCTCTTTAGTAAAATACGGAGTTTTTCACCCATAGTAAGCTTCATTTTTATCACCTGCCTAAAGAATATAATACACTATAGAGTGAATTATATCAATTTTTATCTGG
The DNA window shown above is from Haloimpatiens massiliensis and carries:
- a CDS encoding helix-turn-helix domain-containing protein — protein: MKLTMGEKLRILLKRKNVTIVELSRRIGTSNQNLANKFKRDNFSTKELEEIAEALGCEFEGYFVDKDGEKI